aggCCTCTCAGGAGACACCAGAGACGGCCCCGGCTGCTGAGAAGGCCGAAGATGCGCCTTCTGATGCTGCCCCGCCGCCAATGCCAAAAAGGCCAGTGTCTGCAGCCGAACGGGCGATCCAAGATCTCAAGGAGGCGTTTCCGACTGTAGAGGAGAAGTACGTGAAAATGGCCTTGATCGCGTCTCAGGGCCAATTGGACCCTGCGTTCAATGCactgctgtttttgtcgGACCCTTCGTCGGACATCGCAGTGCCTGTTGTGGAGACCAAGCCAAAGTTGCCATCGAAAGACTCGTTTGAGCAACGGCGGCAGCTGGAGTCCGACGAGGCGCTGGCCCGTCGGCTGGCCCGCGAGTACGAGAAACGCGGCTCTCGCTCGAAAGCTGCGCCGCCAAAgcccaagaagaagcctGTTTGGGCTGCAATCGAGGACGgctccgacgacgaggaggactTTGTCGACTCGCTGGCGAAAAACgtcgaggaggccaagaatACCGTTGGCGGCTGGATGAGCAAcctggccaagaaaatcCAGACAGAAGTCAACACCGTGCAGCAGGGCCAGGGCGAGAACCAGCTGTTCAATGCGTTTGGCAGGAAATCCAGCATGCAGTCCAGCAGAAGCCGCGACGACAGCCAGACCCCGCCTCCGCCTCCCGTGAGACCGCCACGCCCGCAGAAGACGAGCTCTGTGGCTGAGTCGCACAAGAGCAAGGAGATGGAAGAGCAAGTTGCAGGAATAAAGCTCGAGGACGCTACAACGGATACGAAACAGAAACACGAGCCGATCTCGACGATCCAACCGGAGCCCGTCGTGGACGACACGTTTGCTGTggacgacagcgacgaggaagacgacaagaaggaggaagataAGAAAAAGTAGTGTTGTCTATGTTTCCAGTATTAACCAATGTGTGCTAAAAATCCGCTGTCTTTGTAGCGGCCGTCGTTCATCACGGTCTTCATCACGCCCGGGAGCACCTCCACCTGGATGGTCTCCACGGGGAAATTTTCTCCGTCGACGGAAATGTAGCTGGTGCGGCCCTTTTCCAGCATCGGCACCAGTTTGAGCGACTCCACCTTCAGATGGTCCACGTGGTCGTGCCACACGTGCAGACCCTTGTCGAGCTGGAGTAGGCTGTGCGCTGACCTCCACACCTGTGTGCGGCCGTCGAAAAGCACAAGGTCGATCGCGCCGTCGTTAGGCAGCGCAGCAGGGAAAAAATCCACGTCTTTTGCGATGTACGGTAGCTTTCCCGTATAAAAAATGGACAAATTCTGTGTGACGTTGTCGTCCAGCCATTCCCAGCCTGCTGGCAGCCGgtcgtcgtcaaacaaTTGTCCGTCAAAATACTTTGGTTTGAGcgcgtcctcgtccagctgtgTTGTCACGCCAGGCTGCTGGTACTGAGACTTGTAACGTTCCGAAAGTTCCTTTTTGTCGTTAGTAATCCGCTTAACCGCCACGCGGCAAGGGAACTGTTTTTTGCGCAGAatgttgagcagcacgcCAATGTCAAAGCGAATCTCGCCAATAAACCTCATCCACTCGGTGCCTATGTCTGCCTCGGCAATGACGCCATACGTCTGGCTCAAAAATGAGATTCGCGGACCGCTGCTCTTGGAGCAAACAAGCATCAGATCGCTGCGCACCGTGTGGcccttgatgatttccaGAGTCGCCAGTCCTGGTTTCAAAGTGCCCAGACACGAGAGAGCCATGGCGTTGCCAGATCCGCATGGAGTCTGCGCGATAAAGAGCTTTTCAAACGCCCGGACGCGATCCTTGCGGCTATATATGCCGTTCAGTACTTCGTGCGGGATTCCGTCGCCAGAAGCACAGATGACTCCGTCATATTTATCGATATCCACATATTTCATGTATTCTGTAGCATGGCCAGTGTATTCCGTCTTGACCAGCTCCACGTGGTACCGAGCAGCGTTCAAAACAGGCTCCACATCGTGCTTGTACAAATGGATCGCCTTGCCCTTGCCACTGTGCGGGTTCACAAACACAATGACAGACTTCTTAGGCTCAGAGTTTGCATATGCCAGGGCCATCAACTGCGACACAGAACTCTTCGATCCCGGCTCGTTCGACTGCTGGCTGCCGGTTA
The sequence above is a segment of the Ogataea parapolymorpha DL-1 chromosome I, whole genome shotgun sequence genome. Coding sequences within it:
- a CDS encoding Sphingosine kinase, involved in sphingolipid metabolism; amino-acid sequence: MVLAKITDHGLLTDQTGRDSRIAGVFCCIPSGQADKNGSEELSNGTLIPFKNIVWVEGALNESAEITYIEQQDSRLKIRTIVAEVTGSQQSNEPGSKSSVSQLMALAYANSEPKKSVIVFVNPHSGKGKAIHLYKHDVEPVLNAARYHVELVKTEYTGHATEYMKYVDIDKYDGVICASGDGIPHEVLNGIYSRKDRVRAFEKLFIAQTPCGSGNAMALSCLGTLKPGLATLEIIKGHTVRSDLMLVCSKSSGPRISFLSQTYGVIAEADIGTEWMRFIGEIRFDIGVLLNILRKKQFPCRVAVKRITNDKKELSERYKSQYQQPGVTTQLDEDALKPKYFDGQLFDDDRLPAGWEWLDDNVTQNLSIFYTGKLPYIAKDVDFFPAALPNDGAIDLVLFDGRTQVWRSAHSLLQLDKGLHVWHDHVDHLKVESLKLVPMLEKGRTSYISVDGENFPVETIQVEVLPGVMKTVMNDGRYKDSGFLAHIG